The Nocardioides panzhihuensis genome has a segment encoding these proteins:
- a CDS encoding GNAT family N-acetyltransferase — protein MPRTDTMRLRPLSPGDEHVFADWAQDEEFRIANGWPERDRDGHLRHWRRLIDAPPPELIRLAVELDEEVVGYADLHGLAPDTRELGIAIGPSSRWGQGLGQRAIKTALTYGFSVLDLSRIWAETHETNDRAKKLFKATGFIETGRHGTDTYRGEEVSLVQYAVERPY, from the coding sequence ATGCCCCGCACCGACACCATGCGCCTTCGTCCGCTGTCACCGGGTGACGAACACGTCTTCGCCGACTGGGCACAGGACGAGGAGTTCCGGATCGCCAACGGCTGGCCGGAGCGCGACCGCGACGGTCACCTCCGCCACTGGCGCCGGCTGATCGACGCGCCGCCGCCCGAGCTCATCAGGCTCGCCGTGGAGCTCGACGAGGAGGTCGTCGGCTACGCCGACCTCCATGGCCTCGCCCCCGACACCCGCGAGCTCGGCATCGCCATCGGCCCGAGCTCGCGCTGGGGCCAGGGCCTCGGCCAGCGGGCCATCAAGACCGCCCTCACCTACGGCTTCTCCGTCCTCGACCTGAGCCGGATCTGGGCCGAGACCCACGAGACCAACGACCGCGCCAAGAAGCTCTTCAAGGCCACCGGCTTCATCGAGACCGGCCGCCACGGCACCGACACCTATCGGGGCGAGGAAGTCAGCCTCGTGCAGTACGCCGTCGAGCGGCCTTACTGA
- a CDS encoding zinc-dependent alcohol dehydrogenase family protein has translation MHATTIHGVGDIRFTQVPDPTLVKTTDAIVKVVGSCICGSDLWNYRGANGEIEEPRTIGHECIGVIEEVGADVRDFKPGDFVIVPFDHCDNTCPHCLAGVQSVCDNLGFTVSGQSEYALVNQADGSLVKLDETPDPAMYPDLLALTDVMATGWHAAVMSGLGSGARGGTAVVVGDGAVGLCGVLAAAQLGAERVVAMSRHETRQEIAKKFGATDIVVARGKEGEAAVRELTGGIGADYVLECVGTDQSFKTASKVARPGATVGFVGVPHDVNLPVNALFRTNVGLKGGMAPVRRYLPDLLRLTLEGTINPGLVFDKALPFAEAAEGYRLMDERLATKVQLTY, from the coding sequence ATGCATGCGACGACGATCCACGGGGTGGGCGACATCCGCTTCACCCAGGTACCCGATCCGACACTGGTAAAGACCACCGACGCGATCGTGAAGGTGGTCGGCTCCTGCATCTGCGGCTCCGACCTGTGGAACTACCGCGGCGCCAACGGCGAGATCGAGGAGCCGCGCACCATCGGTCACGAGTGCATCGGCGTCATCGAGGAGGTCGGCGCCGACGTACGCGACTTCAAGCCCGGCGACTTCGTGATCGTCCCCTTCGACCACTGCGACAACACCTGTCCGCACTGCCTCGCCGGCGTCCAGTCGGTCTGCGACAACCTCGGCTTCACCGTCAGCGGCCAGAGCGAGTACGCGCTGGTCAACCAGGCCGACGGCTCGCTGGTCAAGCTCGACGAGACGCCGGACCCGGCGATGTATCCCGACCTGCTCGCGCTCACCGACGTGATGGCCACCGGCTGGCACGCCGCGGTGATGTCCGGCCTCGGATCCGGCGCCAGGGGCGGCACCGCGGTCGTCGTCGGTGACGGGGCGGTCGGCCTGTGCGGCGTGCTCGCGGCCGCCCAGCTCGGCGCCGAGCGGGTCGTCGCGATGTCGCGCCACGAGACCCGCCAGGAGATCGCCAAGAAGTTCGGCGCCACCGATATCGTCGTCGCCCGCGGGAAGGAGGGTGAGGCCGCCGTACGCGAGCTCACCGGCGGCATCGGCGCCGACTACGTCCTCGAGTGCGTGGGCACCGACCAGTCCTTCAAGACTGCCTCGAAGGTCGCACGCCCAGGCGCGACCGTCGGGTTCGTCGGTGTCCCGCACGACGTCAACCTCCCGGTCAACGCGCTCTTCCGCACCAACGTGGGTCTCAAGGGCGGGATGGCGCCGGTACGCCGCTACCTGCCCGACCTCCTGCGCCTCACCCTGGAAGGCACCATCAACCCAGGTCTGGTCTTCGACAAGGCGCTGCCGTTCGCCGAGGCCGCCGAGGGCTACCGACTGATGGACGAGCGGCTCGCGACCAAGGTCCAGCTCACCTACTGA
- a CDS encoding UDP-N-acetylglucosamine 1-carboxyvinyltransferase — translation MTDGYKGRIGNLIRDARKHKGLTQAQLADLLNTSQSAINRIEQGQQNLSLEMIARVGAALDSSLVDIGAGPTHLRVTGPTTLSGEITVKTSKNAGVALLVGSLLNRGRTTLRKVARIEEVNRIIEVLNSIGVQTRWLNDDNDLEIVPPKELRLDAVDETAARRTRSVIMFLGPLLHRLDNFELPYAGGCNLGTRTVEPHLSALRPFGLEVKATDGAYHATVNREIQPGRPIVLTERGDTVTENALMAAALHPGTTVIRNASSNYMVQDLCFYLQKLGVEVEGIGTTTLRITGREIIDVDVDYAPSEDPIEAMSLLTAAIVTDSEITIKRVPIEFMEIELATLEEMGFNYTLTEEYLALNGKTRLVDINTKHSILHAPLDKIHPLPFPGLNIDNLPFFAAIAAVAQGQTLLHDWVYENRAIYLTELNKLGGNVTLMDPHRVMIEGPTHFSGTEIVCPPALRPAVVILLAMLASKGTSVLRSTYVIARGYEDLAERLNQLGANITAFRDI, via the coding sequence ATGACCGACGGATACAAAGGTCGTATCGGGAATCTGATTCGCGATGCGCGCAAGCACAAGGGCCTGACCCAGGCACAGCTCGCCGACCTTCTCAACACAAGCCAGAGCGCGATCAACCGCATCGAACAGGGGCAACAGAACCTTTCCCTGGAGATGATCGCCCGGGTCGGTGCCGCTCTCGACTCCTCCCTCGTCGACATCGGCGCCGGACCGACCCACCTGCGTGTCACCGGCCCGACGACCCTGTCCGGTGAGATCACGGTCAAGACCTCGAAGAACGCCGGGGTCGCCCTCCTGGTCGGCTCGCTCCTCAACCGGGGCCGTACGACGCTGCGCAAGGTCGCACGCATCGAAGAGGTCAACCGGATCATCGAGGTGCTCAACTCGATCGGCGTACAGACCCGCTGGCTCAACGACGACAACGACCTCGAGATCGTGCCGCCGAAGGAGCTGCGCCTCGACGCCGTCGACGAGACCGCCGCACGCCGCACGCGCTCGGTGATCATGTTCCTCGGGCCGCTGCTGCACCGTCTCGACAACTTCGAGCTCCCCTACGCCGGCGGCTGCAACCTCGGCACCCGCACCGTGGAGCCGCACCTGTCGGCCCTGCGCCCCTTCGGCCTCGAGGTCAAGGCGACCGATGGCGCCTACCACGCGACCGTCAACCGCGAGATCCAGCCGGGCCGCCCGATCGTGCTGACCGAGCGTGGCGACACCGTCACCGAGAACGCCCTGATGGCTGCCGCCCTGCACCCGGGCACCACCGTGATCCGCAACGCCTCGTCCAACTACATGGTCCAGGACCTCTGCTTCTACCTGCAGAAGCTGGGCGTCGAGGTCGAGGGCATCGGCACCACCACGCTGCGCATCACCGGCCGCGAGATCATCGACGTCGACGTCGACTACGCGCCGAGCGAGGACCCGATCGAGGCGATGTCGCTGCTGACCGCCGCGATCGTGACCGACTCCGAGATCACCATCAAGCGGGTCCCGATCGAGTTCATGGAGATCGAGCTGGCGACCCTGGAGGAGATGGGCTTCAACTACACCCTCACCGAGGAGTACCTGGCGCTCAACGGCAAGACCCGCCTGGTCGACATCAACACCAAGCACTCGATCCTGCACGCGCCGCTGGACAAGATCCACCCGCTCCCCTTCCCCGGTCTCAACATCGACAACCTGCCGTTCTTCGCCGCCATCGCCGCGGTGGCCCAGGGTCAGACGCTGCTGCACGACTGGGTCTACGAGAACCGCGCGATCTACCTGACCGAGCTCAACAAGCTCGGCGGCAACGTCACGCTCATGGACCCGCACCGGGTCATGATCGAGGGCCCTACGCACTTCTCCGGCACCGAGATCGTCTGCCCGCCGGCGCTGCGTCCCGCCGTCGTCATCCTGCTCGCGATGCTCGCCTCCAAGGGCACCTCGGTCCTGCGCTCGACCTACGTCATCGCCCGGGGTTACGAGGATCTCGCCGAGCGGCTCAACCAGCTCGGCGCGAACATCACCGCTTTCCGTGACATCTGA
- a CDS encoding glycerophosphodiester phosphodiesterase family protein → MLPVKEQRRRVRAYAHRGGALHPDLVGMENTMEAFRHAVELGYTHLETDVHVTRDGVLLAFHDEALDRVTDVSGLIAEMTYAEVQAARIGGQHGVPTLAELFAAFPEATFNIDLKSDGSVGAVAELLEATDHEDKVIVGSFSRRRLERFRRLTNGRVRTSAHPREVLAYLLAPTAGIAKRLAGARFDAFQIPHRHRLPGPLSIRVASRGLVRRAHKAGKEVHVWTVDDPAEMARLIKRDVDGLMTDRTDVLKAFLQERGLWEATTPRAEPTEQNDEEPEK, encoded by the coding sequence ATGCTCCCCGTGAAGGAGCAGAGACGACGCGTACGCGCCTATGCGCACCGTGGTGGAGCGCTCCATCCCGACCTGGTCGGGATGGAGAACACCATGGAGGCGTTCCGGCATGCGGTGGAGCTCGGCTACACCCATCTCGAGACCGACGTGCACGTCACTCGTGACGGTGTGCTGCTCGCCTTCCACGACGAGGCGCTCGACAGGGTGACCGACGTCAGCGGGCTGATCGCGGAGATGACGTACGCCGAGGTGCAGGCAGCCCGCATCGGCGGCCAGCACGGCGTGCCGACGCTGGCCGAGCTCTTCGCGGCCTTCCCGGAGGCCACCTTCAACATCGACCTCAAGTCCGACGGGTCCGTCGGCGCCGTGGCCGAGCTGCTCGAGGCGACCGACCACGAGGACAAGGTCATCGTCGGCTCGTTCTCGAGGCGACGGCTGGAGAGGTTCCGGCGCCTGACCAACGGCCGGGTACGCACCTCGGCCCACCCGCGAGAGGTGCTGGCCTACCTGCTGGCGCCTACGGCCGGGATCGCCAAGCGGCTGGCCGGCGCCCGTTTCGACGCGTTCCAGATCCCGCACCGCCACCGTCTTCCCGGGCCGCTGTCGATCCGGGTGGCGTCTCGTGGTCTCGTCCGCCGCGCCCACAAGGCGGGCAAGGAGGTCCACGTCTGGACCGTCGACGACCCGGCCGAGATGGCGCGGCTGATCAAGCGCGACGTCGACGGTCTGATGACCGACCGCACCGACGTACTGAAAGCGTTCCTGCAGGAGCGTGGCCTGTGGGAGGCTACGACGCCTCGGGCTGAGCCCACCGAACAGAACGACGAGGAGCCCGAGAAGTGA
- a CDS encoding MFS transporter, translated as MSTSAGIGDFSPAERAREQKGWFFTDWAVSAFQTTVAGVLFAPYLIEIAKAAAVDNRIDVLGLSIAPGALPSYVITFSTLLSALIYPLVGAIADRTSRKPDLMVGFAWAGALCAALLFFMTGDNWWFGSIMFIIANLCAGAAVVVSDSILPLISTEDERDRVSSIGWAYGYAGGGLLLAVNFLLVTFADPLGLGTELAVRISMLSAGLWWAGFIIIPWRRIRRREPADVENVSGGVVARSFGQLFVTLKELPKYPVALTFLLAYLFFNDGIQTVISSASIYGVEELGFETGTMLGIYLLVQFVAVGGAIFFGRLAKVFGAKRVILGGLVGWMAIVVAAYFVPERTLLPLLIVAVGIGLVMGGTQALARSYFSLFIPAGKEAEYFSLYHAMDRGTSWLGTLVFGLVYQLTDSYRPAILALIAFFVLGGALLALVNTAKGIEQAGNRAPQRV; from the coding sequence GTGAGCACATCAGCCGGGATCGGCGACTTCAGTCCGGCCGAGCGGGCCAGGGAGCAGAAGGGCTGGTTCTTCACCGACTGGGCCGTCTCCGCGTTCCAGACGACGGTCGCCGGGGTGCTGTTCGCGCCCTACCTGATCGAGATCGCGAAGGCCGCCGCCGTCGACAACCGGATCGACGTGCTCGGGCTCTCGATCGCACCCGGGGCGCTGCCGTCGTACGTCATCACCTTCTCCACCCTGCTCTCGGCGCTGATCTATCCGCTGGTCGGAGCGATCGCCGACCGCACCTCGCGCAAGCCGGACCTGATGGTCGGCTTCGCCTGGGCCGGCGCGCTCTGTGCGGCGCTGCTGTTCTTCATGACCGGGGACAACTGGTGGTTCGGCTCGATCATGTTCATCATCGCCAACCTGTGCGCGGGCGCGGCGGTGGTGGTCAGCGACTCGATCCTCCCGCTGATCTCGACCGAGGACGAGCGCGACCGGGTCTCCTCCATCGGTTGGGCCTATGGGTACGCCGGTGGCGGGCTGCTGCTCGCCGTCAACTTCCTCCTGGTCACCTTCGCCGACCCGCTCGGCCTCGGCACCGAGCTGGCCGTGCGGATCTCGATGCTCTCGGCCGGCCTGTGGTGGGCGGGCTTCATCATCATCCCCTGGCGTCGGATCCGGCGACGCGAGCCCGCGGACGTCGAGAACGTCTCCGGTGGTGTCGTGGCGCGCTCCTTCGGTCAGCTGTTCGTGACGCTCAAGGAGCTGCCGAAGTATCCGGTCGCGCTGACGTTCCTGCTGGCCTACCTCTTCTTCAACGACGGCATCCAGACCGTGATCAGCTCGGCTTCGATCTACGGCGTCGAGGAGCTCGGATTCGAGACCGGCACGATGCTCGGCATCTATCTGCTGGTGCAGTTCGTCGCGGTCGGCGGGGCGATCTTCTTCGGGCGGCTGGCCAAGGTCTTCGGCGCCAAGCGGGTGATCCTCGGTGGGCTGGTCGGCTGGATGGCCATCGTCGTCGCCGCCTACTTCGTGCCGGAGCGCACTCTGCTGCCGCTTCTGATCGTCGCCGTCGGGATCGGTCTGGTCATGGGCGGCACCCAGGCACTGGCGCGCTCGTACTTCTCGCTGTTCATCCCGGCCGGCAAGGAGGCGGAGTACTTCAGCCTCTACCACGCCATGGACCGTGGCACCTCGTGGCTCGGCACCCTCGTCTTCGGGCTCGTCTACCAGCTCACCGACTCCTACCGGCCGGCGATCCTGGCGCTGATCGCCTTCTTCGTCCTCGGTGGCGCGCTGCTCGCACTGGTGAACACCGCGAAGGGCATCGAGCAGGCCGGCAACCGGGCACCCCAACGAGTCTGA